In Aedes albopictus strain Foshan chromosome 3, AalbF5, whole genome shotgun sequence, the following are encoded in one genomic region:
- the LOC134290574 gene encoding uncharacterized protein LOC134290574: MRSPQQREEAEQQQEAFLQRSAQQLPTNSGWGVPQQHPKVLVAKNWVEELHEFVDKKHNVHKDIKELVLKIRRALGSAVKEWTNVLQRAEIAESELASTKNALAAKTLQQQTPRTVPGNLGKKEKLARTENTPMSATKRHRSSPGDERPGGSKRQRDNLRKRLAAAEAEQVGVGNRETQWQTVQRKGKAKQTNAGARPKVIRRSVKKKGEAIVVKTREESYLEVLRTIRTAPELKDFGADVQKVRRTRSGEMIFELKKDSKNKSSSYKELAASVVGDTAQVRAVTPEVVLQCVDIDEITTAEEVKTAIKEQMEIGDVEMSVRLRRGPSGTQVAAIKLPVNAADKALRIGKVKVGFSECPLRVSQQPEICFRCQEFGHLARNCRGPDRSKLCRRCGDEGHKAQELEVVQINLNHCDTAQQLLCQSTKEAKCDVAIISDPYRIPSGNGNWVADEAGTAAIWTVGRYPLQEVVYRAIEGFVIAKVNGVYICSCYAPPRWTIERFNQVLDQILEKLGDRRPVIIAGDFNAWAVEWGSRLTNPRGWSLLETVSRLNLVLANEGSTSTYRREGRESIIDVTFCSPTVVRSMNWRVSEDYTHSDHQAIRYRLGERVQTAARGDDSKGRKWRTEAFDEEVFAEVLRYERNMLNLSPDELVSVLVRACDATMPRKIQPRDVRRPVYWWNGRIAELRRNCLRARRRMQRAHTDEEREERRPLFRAARAALKKGIKLSKAACMQELCRNADANPWGDAYRHEPTVWPPTPYEEVAADMEESRISNQELITVAKSLKPKKAPGLDGISNLVLKTAIQQNPDMFRTTLQKCIDDGNFPDRWKRQKLVLLPKPGKPPEDPSAYRPICLLDTTGKLLEKETPEHVVFYCPRFMAERSEMQASSVRNLNANNIITEMCQNEVTWSAVNRSVVQIMSSLQRKWREDQRMADRERSRHDPSSGT; encoded by the exons aTGAGGTCTCCTCAGCAAAGAGAAGAAGCGGAACAGCAACAAGAAGCGTTCTTGCAGCGAAGCGCG cagcagctgccgacgaatagcGGATGGGGCGTGCCCCAGCAACATCCGAAGGTTCTAGTGGCGAAGAACTGGGTGGAAGAGCTCCACGAATTCGTCGACAAGAAACACaatgtgcacaaggacatcaaggagCTGGTGTTAAAGATCCGGAGAGCTCTTGGATCAGCCGTCAAGGAGTGGACCAACGTGTTGCAGAGAGCGGAAATAGCCGAAAGCGAATTGGCATCGACGAAAAACGCTCTCGCTGCTAAAACGCTGCAACAGCAAACACCGAGAACAGTCCCGGGAAACCTCGGCAAGAAGGAGAAACTAGCGCGAACGGAAAACACACCGATGTCTGCGACAAAGAGACACCGATCCTCGCCAGGAGATGAAAGGCCAGGAGGCTCTAAAAGGCAGAGAGACAATCTGCGCAAGCGATTGGCCGCCGCAGAGGCAGAACAGGTCGGTGTCGGCAACAGAGAGACCCAGTGGCAGACTGTGCAAAGAAAGGGCAAGGCAAAGCAGACGAACGCAGGCGCAAGACCAAAAGTAATTAGGAGAAGCGTCAAAAAGAAGGGCGAAGCGATTGTGGTGAAGACCCGTGAGGAAAGTTACCTCGAGGTTCTACGTACCATAAGAACGGCTCCGGAGCTTAAGGACTTCGGCGCGGACGTACAAAAAGTCAGGCGCACACGGTCTGGAGAAATGATCTTCGAGCTGAAAAAGGACTCGAAGAACAAGAGCTCTTCGTATAAGGAGCTTGCAGCGAGCGTCGTGGGAGACACTGCGCAGGTCCGAGCTGTTACGCCAGAAGTGGTTCTGCAATGCGTCGACATAGACGAGATAACTACGGCGGAAGAAGTAAAAACTGCAATTAAGGAGCAAATGGAGATAGGAGACGTTGAAATGTCAGTCCGACTAAGAAGGGGACCTTCCGGGACGCAGGTTGCGGCTATCAAGCTCCCGGTGAATGCTGCCGACAAGGCGTTGCGAATTGGCAAAGTGAAAGTCGGGTTTTCAGAATGCCCACTGCGGGTTTCTCAGCAACCGGAGATATGCTTCAGATGCCAAGAGTTTGGACATCTGGCACGGAACTGCCGTGGACCAGATAGATCgaaactgtgcaggagatgcggagATGAAGGCCATAAAGCACAAGAGT TGGAGGTAGTGCAAATAAATCTCAACCACTGTGATACCGCGCAGCAACTGCTGTGCCAATCCACGAAGGAAGCGAAGTGCGACGTAGCAATCATCTCGGATCCGTACCGTATCCCATCCGGAAATGGTAACTGGGTAGCAGATGAAGCTGGAACCGCTGCGATTTGGACGGTTGGAAGATATCCCCTGCAGGAAGTGGTGTATCGCGCGATAGAGGGTTTCGTTATAGCCAAGGTTAACGGCGTCTacatatgtagctgctatgcacctccacgCTGGACGATAGAGCGGTTCAATCAGGTGCTGGACCAAATATTGGAGAAACTTGGCGACAGGAGGCCAGTCATCATTGCCGGCGATTTTAATGCCTGGGcagttgagtggggtagccgcctcACAAACCCCAGAGGATGGAGCCTGCTGGAAACAGTATCCAGACTGAACTTAGTTCTAGCCAACGAAGGATCCACAAGCACCTATCGAAGAGAAGGCAGAGAGTCTATCATCGACGTGACGTTCTGTAGTCCGACTGTAGTGAGAAGTATGAATTGGAGAGTCAGCGAAGATtatacgcatagtgatcaccaagCGATCCGATACCGTCTTGGAGAACGGGTACAGACGGCGGCACGTGGGGATGATTCCAAAGGGCGGAAGTGGAGAACAGAAGCATTCGATGAAGAAGTGTTCGCAGAAGTGCTTCGGTATGAACGCAATATGCTGAACCTGAGTCCGGATGAACTGGTTTCGGTTCTCGTTCGAGCTTGCGATGCAACTATGCCGAGGAAGATACAGCCGCGGGACGTCCGCCGACCAGTCTACTGGTGGAATGGGAGGATCGCCGAACTCCGTCGGAACTGTCTTCGAGCTAGGAGAAGAATGCAACGGGCTCACACTGACGAGGAAAGGGAAGAGCGCAGACCTTTGTTCAGGGCGGCAAGAGCGGCCCTCAAAAAAGGCATCAAGCTCAGCAAAGCAGCTTGCATGCAGGAACTCTGCCGTAACGCGGACGCAAATCCATGgggagatgcctacaga CACGAGCCAACGGTCTGGCCTCCCACGCCGTATGAGGAAGTCGCCGCTgatatggaggaatcccgtatttcCAACCAGGAGCTCATCACGGTAGCGAAGAGCTTAAAACCCAAGAAAGCGCCAGGACTAGATGGCATCTCCAACTTGGTTCTGAAAACAGCAATCCAACAAAACCCGGATATGTTTCGAACCACATTGCAGAAGTGTATCGACGACGGAAACTTCCCCGATCGTTGGAAGCGGCAGAAATTGGTTCTGCTGCCGAAGCCGGGCAAGCCACCCGAAGATCCATCGGCGTATAGGCCTATATGTCTGCTGGACACgactggaaaacttctggagaag gagacaccggagcacgtggtattCTACTGCCCACGGTTCATGGCGGAACGTAGCGAGATGCAAGCGAGCAGTGTTAGGAATCTGAACGCGAACAACATCATTACGGAGATGTGCCAGAACGAAGTAACGTGGAGCGCGGTGAATAGGTCAGTTGTGCAGATCATGTCGTCGTTGCAGCGAAAATGGCGAGAGGATCAGAGGATGGCTGATCGCGAACGGAGTAGGCATGATCCATCGTCGGGGACATGA